The following proteins are co-located in the Anser cygnoides isolate HZ-2024a breed goose chromosome 2, Taihu_goose_T2T_genome, whole genome shotgun sequence genome:
- the C2H8orf82 gene encoding UPF0598 protein C8orf82 homolog: MRPGLLRAAACGYRQGQRPEPGTREYFYYIDHRGQLFLDDAKVKNFITCFKDERFLTFFFERLRPNRSGRYEAAFPYVSPCGRERNFVRCEDRPVVFTRLLPADDADAADAEPPLLSYCGGGRRLAVPFEPPRLALLPDNGRLYHPAPARAGGVGLVGSALAAEWSQAFEYGEGAGRPPTHFTWRGRRYELSHELLPLLRHGAPGERGGCGDAQGLGGVGRG, from the exons ATGCgcccggggctgctgcgggccgCGGCCTGCGGGTACCGGCAGGGGCAGCGCCCCGAGCCCGGCACCAGGGAGTACTTCTACTACATCGACCACCGCGGGCag CTCTTCCTGGACGACGCCAAGGTGAAGAACTTCATCACCTGCTTCAAAG ACGAGCGCTTCCTCACCTTCTTCTTCGAGCGCCTGCGGCCCAACCGCAGCGGGCGCTACGAGGCCGCCTTCCCCTACGTCTCGCCCTGCGGCCGCGAGCGCAACTTCGTGCGCTGCGAGGACCGGCCCGTGGTCTTCACCCGCCTGCTGCCCGCCGACGACGCCGACGCCGCCGACGCCGAGCCCCCGCTGCTCTCCTActgcggcggcggccggcgccTGGCCGTGCCCTTCGAGCCGCCgcgcctggccctgctgcccgACAACGGGCGCCTCTACCACCCGGCGCCCGCCCGCGCCGGCGGCGTGGGGCTGGTGGGCTCGGCGCTGGCCGCCGAGTGGAGCCAGGCCTTCGAGTACGGCGAGGGGGCCGGGCGGCCGCCCACCCACTTCACCTGGCGGGGCCGGCGCTACGAGCTCAGCCACgagctgctgccgctgctccgCCACGGGGCcccgggggagcgggggggttGCGGGGATGCCCAAGGGCTCGGGGGTGTGGGCAGGGGGTGA